From a region of the Salvelinus alpinus chromosome 2, SLU_Salpinus.1, whole genome shotgun sequence genome:
- the LOC139545677 gene encoding LOW QUALITY PROTEIN: adhesion G protein-coupled receptor E5-like (The sequence of the model RefSeq protein was modified relative to this genomic sequence to represent the inferred CDS: deleted 2 bases in 1 codon; substituted 1 base at 1 genomic stop codon) encodes MGSRTLLLVLGLHFIGLGNLEARDCGLGFIFKTRKQCVDTDECKEWDSAPACGSNATCYNTQESFYCQCLPGFKSTTTVNFTFSGQCTVLTCDQVKADQTPGQTVPGLAGLLSLMRNSCLALSNSGDAAGGRLTGEVLLENVFTEIDSLLSQGILSNSREVSGLLGAVEDTLMLIGPQLRDTHTTMETDHTATELAVRRGQTPPIGPISLANDNARLDTSWETATGNGTYPGFTLVGLVCYKTVETYVNNSFQYLTDTNTDTDTDTATATASKPSYQISSKVVTALVSNPATEHLAQPVILTFKHLQVRAESAEMNYTCVFWSEGRVHEEGGAWSRRGCAKVASNATHTVCSCSHLSSFAVLMALYPVKHTFELHLLTWLGLSVSVVCLLLCILTFWLCRSTQGTRTTIHLHLCVCLFIADIVFLTGISHTQSKVDVGLYAGLLHLFFLLXSFSWMYVEGVQLYLMVVLVFNTTCRPLYLYAVGYGLPLVVVIISAITYPDGYGTTQHCWLSLERGFIWSFFGPVCTIIILNVFFFIITVWRLAQKFSSLNPDLSILRKIKVFTVTAVAQLCVLGTMWIFGVFQFQEEGTVVMTYLFTILNSLQGALLFIMHCLLNKTVREEYCKLLSCICTPLKKRYSGVSITNRSSSQSQGSRSTTNTGESQI; translated from the exons gtCTTCATTTCATTGGACTGGGGAACCTAGAGGCCAGAGATTGCGGCCTGGGCTTCATATTCAAAACAAGAAAACAATGTGTTGATACAGATGAGTGTAAAGAGTGGGACAGTGCCCCAGCCTGTGGAAGTAATGCCACGTGTTACAACACACAGGAGAGCTTCTACTGTCAGTGTCTACCTGGGTTCAAATCCACAACGACTGTCAACTTCACCTTTTCTGGACAGTGTACTG TACTGACCTGTGACCAGGTCAAAGCGGATCAGACTCCTGGACAG actgTCCCAGGTTTAGCTGGTCTCCTGTCTCTGATGAGGAACAGCTGTCTGGCGTTAAGTAACTCTGGGGACGCAGCCGGAGGGAGACTGACTGGAGAGGTGTTACTGGAG AATGTCTTCACAGAGATAGACAGTCTCCTCTCTCAAGGTATCCTAAGCAACAGCCGGGAGGTGAGTGGGTTGCTAGGCGCCGTGGAGGACACCTTGATGCTCATCGGGCCACAGCTCAGAGACACCCACACCACCATGGAAACAGaccacacag CGACTGAGCTTGCAGTGAGGAGGGGACAGACTCCGCCCATTGGGCCAATCAGCCTGGCCAATGACAATGCTCGACTGGACACCAGCTGGGAGACAGCCACCGGCAACGGGACGTACCCAG GTTTCACTCTGGTTGGGTTGGTGTGTTACAAGACAGTGGAGACATATGTCAACAACTCCTTCCAGTACCTcactgacacaaacacagacacagacacagacacagcaacagcCACAGCATCAAAGCCTAGCTACCAGATCAGTTCCAAGGTGGTAACAGCTCTCGTCAGTAACCCAGCAACAGAACACCTCGCCCAGCCTGTAATCCTCACCTTCAAACATCTACAG GTGAGGGCGGAGTCAGCGGAGATGAACTATACCTGTGTGTTCTGGTCGGAGGGGCGTGTCCATGAAGAGGGAGGGGCGTGGTCAAGGCGTGGCTGTGCCAAAGTCGCGTCTAACGCTACACACACCGTGTGTTCCTGTTCCCACCTTAGCAGCTTTGCTGTTCTCATGGCCCTCTACCCTgtaaag cacacCTTTGAGCTGCATCTGTTGACGTGGCTGGGTCTGTCggtgtctgtggtgtgtctgtTGCTGTGCATCCTGACCTTCTGGCTGTGTCGGTCCACCCAGGGGACACGCACCACCATCCACCTCCACCTCTGTGTCTGCCTCTTCATCGCTGACATCGTCTTCCTCACCGgcatctctcacacacagagcaaGGTG GATGTAGGGTTGTATGCAGGTCTCCTCCACCTGTTCTTCCTACTGTGATCCTTCAGTTGGATGTATGTT GAGGGGGTTCAGCTCTACCTCATGGTGGTCCTGGTCTTCAACACTACC TGTAGACCTCTGTACCTGTATGCTGTGGGATATGGACTGCCACTGGTTGTTGTCATCATCTCTGCTATCACCTACCCAGATGGATACGGTACCACACAACA CTGTTGGTTGTCTCTGGAGAGAGGATTCATCTGGAGTTTCTTCGGCCCAGTGTGCACCATCATCATTCTCAACGTTTTCTTCTTCATCATCACTGTCTGGAGGCTGGCCCAGAAGTTCTCTAGTCTCAACCCTGACCTCTCCATCCTACGCAAGATCAA ggtgttCACAGTGACAGCAGTGGCCCAGCTGTGTGTGTTGGGTACTATGTGGATATTTGGAGTGTTCCAGTTCCAAGAGGAGGGGACAGTGGTCATGACATATCTCTTCACTATCCTCAACTCTCTACAGGGAGCACTGCTGTTCATCATGCACTGCCTACTGAACAAAacg GTTAGAGAGGAGTATTGCAAGCTCCTGTCCTGTATCTGCACACCACTGAAAAAGAGATACTCAGGGGTCAGCATCACCAACCGTTCCTCCAGCCAATCccag GGGTCAAGGAGCACCACGAACACGGGGGAGTCGCAGATATGA